AGATGGAGAAAGCCGCGGATTTGGAGGTCTCGGATCAGCGCCAGCGACGACCTGCTCGCATCCTCTCCTCGCTCCGCCTTTGCCTTTCTTCCGAATCTCTCTACGCTCGAGGCTGAAGGGATTCCCACCCCCAGTTGCCTGCTCGGAGCCCCGCGGAGGCACGGACTCCTCCCCTGGAAACTCCTCGGGGGCTGGGGAAGGCTTTGGCGCATGCTCCGTACCtagggcaggtttttttttttttttttttgctgcgggTAGCACGGCTCCTGTCACACCGGCTGGCGGGTTGTGGCGGTGCCAGCCAGTGTGTGCGAGTGTGTCTGCGTGCCCGCGCCTGGGCGGACCGACCCGGAGCAGCAGTGCGCCTCGCCCGGGGGAGGCGGCTCCGTACCGGCGCCTCGCCCGCAGCCGCTGCGGGGGGCTCCTCTGCAAACTTGCGGCGGGCGCACCTGGTGGCTCCCGCACCTGGTGATCCGAGGGCAAAGGCGCCTGGAGCGCGTGCGGCTCGCGGGGCCCGCGGGCGGCCGGGTCGGCGGGGCCGCGCCGCGCCTTCGCCCTTGGCCGGCGCCCTCGAGAGCCCCATGCAGTCCCCGCGCTCGCGGCCGCAGCTGCCCGGCTGCCTGGGGCAGGTCCGGGACCGGAGCCGCGCTCCCCAGCGCCTGAGCGCCGGCGGCGGGATGCCCTGCGCCGCCTGAGAGCGCGCGCCGCGCCCGGGGCGGGGAGCCGGGAGCCGGGCGCTGCCGAGAGCCGGGCGCCCCCGGGAGAGCAGGGCGCcccacgccgccgccgccgccgcgcgccgGCGCCCGTCTCCCCGCTCGATCCACAGGCCCGGCTCTGCCAGCCCCGGAGCGCCGGAGTGCCGCGGGGCTGCCAGCCCGCAGCTCGCCCCGGCGTCAGGGGCATGGAGGAGCGGCGGGCTCGGAGCCGCGCCCCGGAGTCCCCGAAACTTCCGAGCGGCCGCGCGTCCGCGTCTCTGCCGCTGTCGCCGCGTAGCCTGCCGGCCTGAGAGCGGGACCATGGATGAAAGGTTCAACAAGTGGCTGCTGACGCCGGTGCTCACTCTCCTCTTCGTGGTCATCATGTACCAGTACGTGTCCCCCTCCTGCTCCAGCTCCTGCGCCAACTTCGGGGAGCAGCCCCGCGCCGGAGAAGCCGGCCCGCCGGCCGCCCCGAGTCCCGCCCGCCGGGCACAGGCGCCGCCCGAGGACTGGGAGCGGCGGCCCCAGCTGCCCCCGCCACCCCGGGGGCAGCCCGAGGGGTCTCGGGGGGCCGCGGCGCCGGAGGACGAGGACGAGGAGCCGGGGGACCCCGAGGACGAGGAGGCGGaggcggaggaggaggaagaggaaccgGATCCCGAGGCCCCCGAGAACGGCTCCCTGCCCCGGTTCGTGCCGCGCTTCAACTTCACCCCGAAGGACCTGACCCGCTTCGTGGATTTCAACATCAAGGGGCGCGACGTGATCGTCTTCCTGCACATCCAGAAGACCGGGGGCACCACGTTCGGCCGGCACCTGGTGAAGAACATCCGGCTGGAGCAGCCGTGCAGCTGCAAAGCCGGCCAGAAGAAGTGCACCTGCCACCGGCCCGGCAAGAAGGAGACGTGGCTCTTCTCCCGCTTCTCCACCGGCTGGAGCTGCGGGCTGCATGCCGACTGGACGGAGCTCACCAACTGTGTGCCGGCCATCATGGAGAAGAAAGACTGTCCCCGCAACCACAGCCACACCAGGTACTGTCCCCCCGCCGCGTCGTCTCGCTTCCGGCCACCTTCCTTCCCGCTCCAGCGCACCCCGCCGCCGCCACCCCAGTCCCGaccagcccccagccccgggcGACCCCGCGGTCCCTCGGCGGCGCGGGGCGGGTGGTTCCCTAGTATCGTCCCGCGATGcggggagagggagaagaggcCTTTGCAAAGTGTCCTGGTGTTGAACTCGCTCCTCCCCTAGCCCCCCTCGCCCTCTCCCCCGCCCCAAAAGTGTCGAGAGCTGTCGTcgtcggtgtgtgtgtgtgtgtgtgtgagtgagtgagtgtgtgtgagagaaagagagagagacctttCTTATGCCTAGCACGGTGTGACCTCTCTGTGCGTGGAACCCCTGGAAtggccaggaggcctgggttagACCAGCGAGGTCGGATCTTGAACCTAAGTTCTTCGAGTGGAAGCTCAACCCGGTGAAAGGCAGAGGGAGCTGGACATAGAGAGACAGGgtaggagttttccaggcagggcAAAGCCGCACACGAGTCTCATCCCTCTGTAAGTGGCTCCTTGGTGGCTGTTCTCAAGGGTCTTGTTGCCGCTTTGAAGACACCCGTTAGAATTTCTGCTCCACCTCCATAACCCTAATTCTGGAGATGGGCTTTGTTGCTGAGCAGCGCCAGTATTTGGACTCCTCCTGTTCTCAGCAATATTTCCACTCTTCCCCCTGCCCAGACCAATCCATCAACTCATTCTGAAAGCATTTGTTAAAGCCTTCCTGTGTGCCTAGCAGTGTGCTCAAGGCTACGTGCATACAAAGATGTCAGAAACAAATCCCTAGCTTCCTCTCCTACCTCTGTCCCCACCCACTTTAAAATGGTAAGGCCGCTGAGAATTAGGAAAGTTTGAAATCTTAATAGCCAATGAAACTGCTTACCTTATTAACATCCTTGCAGAGAGGCACTGGGCTTGAGAATTTCAGTTTAATGTTCTTTCTGCCCATTGCAATTTGAAGATTAATCTGACATGCTTGCTCAAGGgactaaaatattaaaagcttgGAACACTGGTTTATTGAGGTTTTTATCTCAAAGGTTTCAAACAGTTTGGTGTAAGGAAATAGGAGTTTAAAAACTCAACCTCAATATGTTGATATCAGATAGCTTTTGCCTCTGACATTATGGAAAAGCTTCATTTACTGGAAGCTACACAGATTCTGGAATTCACTACCACTGAAGCATCTAATTCTACTTCATTTCTCCAAGAATGAGCAAAATTTCATTATGGGATTTTTTACTCTGGCAgtttttcaaatactttctctcctccctgctcTTTTGCCTGTTTAATGGAAATTGCTTAGAATAAGAAACTGGTTGGACTTGGAATGAAAGCACAAGTCTCCTTCCTTAGCATATTTTAAGGACCTTTAACTTTTCAAGATTTCTAATTGTGTAGTGTTTTAGATCCTGCCCCTGTATTTTAGCTTGCAACAGTTTTTCAATTGATAATGACTGCCAAACTTCCTACCAAAGGAGGCTATTATTTCAGTGAGAGACAGTCTCTGCTACATTTCATCACAAATTATACTTTTTGTATTTATACCTTTATGTAATAACTCCTGAATGACCCCAGAGAGTTTACTAGTGTGAATCCCAGCTTCCATTTCACTTAAACTAGAGACTAATTATCACATAGACCTAGCTAGTGATTCTTCAGTGGAGACGGGCATTATTTTCTATCAATGTTCCTAAAACCTTTAGTGAATAGATGAAGCTTTTGGAGCAATTCGAGATTATGAAATTTAAGAATACTTGGATTTTTGCTTAGTGatgacatgctgctgctactgcagaTCCTGCACAGGTTACAGCAGCGAGGTCTTACTTCTTCTACAGGAAATACTCActgtttcatgggcttccctggtggctcagatggtagaggaaATACTATCTTTCTGCTGGGTGATGGAGGAGAATGCCACCTTGGCTATTTTAACATAGGGTTTCTATTGCACAGTTAAATGCTTATCTTTGTTTAATGATAGATTCTTCTCTCTCAGAATCAGAAGTTTTCAGATAAACCTGCACTGGTTTGCTTGTTAAAAAAATCTCTAATAATGTTTTTTTTAGGGGGCACCATATTTATAatccttcttcctcttcatcctcaccccctccctctcccttttcctGATATTCTCAATTACTTTTCTCCTCTGGATGCTGTACGGAGGAATAGCTGTGATGCATGTAAAGGACCCTGCATCAAAAGCGATAGGGAAAAAGTTGAAGAGATGTTCAGCTGCATCTTCCTCACACAGAAGATCGAATCAGTTGTCTGTCATTAGAGTATCTGTGTACAGCGTTCTACAGTCAACTAGATTAGCCTGGATAATGGAGGGTACATTTCCACAATGCAAAATGGCAGATAATCTATTGCTACATAATGGGAACAAGGTTCTACTTCAAATAGGGCTAACTCTGAGCAAAATCAAGAAGTAGATCATGTTGACTTCGGTGCCCTAGTCTCTTTGCTTTGGGTTCCTCCACTGTACCCCGTCTCCATTGCTCTCAGGGATCAATGTCCTTGTGGGTTGTGGAATACCTGTAAGAGTGAGGATTCTGGAGTCAGGTCATGTGGCTGTTGTGCTTATTAGCTGTGTAAATTAGTAAGTTGCTCTTTCTGAGGCTCAGATTCTTCATCTTATATGTCGATAATAATTGGTACTTAACCTCTTGAGGTCTTATGAGAACTAAAAGAGCAAATGCGTGTAAAATGCTTCACATAGTATTGTCATAATATCTGTGCATAGTTTAATATGCTGATACATAGCACCCAATACTTGGTATGGAGATATAtagtaat
The sequence above is a segment of the Budorcas taxicolor isolate Tak-1 chromosome 12, Takin1.1, whole genome shotgun sequence genome. Coding sequences within it:
- the LOC128057594 gene encoding heparan-sulfate 6-O-sulfotransferase 3-like; amino-acid sequence: MDERFNKWLLTPVLTLLFVVIMYQYVSPSCSSSCANFGEQPRAGEAGPPAAPSPARRAQAPPEDWERRPQLPPPPRGQPEGSRGAAAPEDEDEEPGDPEDEEAEAEEEEEEPDPEAPENGSLPRFVPRFNFTPKDLTRFVDFNIKGRDVIVFLHIQKTGGTTFGRHLVKNIRLEQPCSCKAGQKKCTCHRPGKKETWLFSRFSTGWSCGLHADWTELTNCVPAIMEKKDCPRNHSHTRYCPPAASSRFRPPSFPLQRTPPPPPQSRPAPSPGRPRGPSAARGGWFPSIVPRCGEREKRPLQSVLVLNSLLP